One segment of Anastrepha obliqua isolate idAnaObli1 chromosome 3, idAnaObli1_1.0, whole genome shotgun sequence DNA contains the following:
- the LOC129241127 gene encoding neuropeptide SIFamide receptor, translated as MTTIRVSERTNINMATMNATSTTNRAAIVWRRKATTALTPYNSATLTVIILMFNITSAALTLAAAVSLKTTETTKASASASASSLNTTIGSTLNSAVFISGGGHINTTTKTTITTPNSVTDLERDAFLVATTMPYADGGNSVGTSTSVNARISGNVGGGVDVREEEQRSDLINNKWVQIIFCLIYATVFVLGIFGNVLVCYVVLRNRAMQTVTNIFITNLALSDILLCVLAVPFTPLYTFMGRWAFGHTLCHLVSFAQGCSIYISTLTLMSIAIDRVFVIVFPFRPRMKLSTCILIIVSIWVFSLLCTMPYGIFMKVVIAEESNSNEFQSNSTFKPLGDVNDSSAAYSAYAITSAVTSISARVLEVATNAPENVTELLASSTAASITTYCEENWPSESTRQAFGFVTSTLQFGCPLAVITVCYIWVSIKLTMRGAKPGCRSVQREEADRDRKKRTNYMLISMVAVFAISWLPLNMVNMMDDFYEKSNEWPYYTFFFFVSHSIAMSSTCYNPFLYAWLNENFRKEFKHVLPCFNPSNRNGMNWRGGFNRSDRNTCGPRLYHGNGCGKGSMDIDDGDENGITQETSLARPRDRLTIIPREPTYGNGSGCAALSPSKVLNSALVHNSHVVDIVLNDKTQHRQHRNTTDDDCISGDEHTVEMRFSETPFLSSDNATGTSMLQVTSSNEVGERGCN; from the coding sequence ATGACAACGATTCGGGTATCAGAACGAACAAACATAAATATGGCAACGATGAACGCAACGAGCACCACAAATAGAGCAGCAATTGTTTGGCGACGCAAAGCAACAACAGCTTTGACGCCTTACAACTCAGCAACTTTGACTGTAATAATACTGATGTTCAACATCACCTCAGCCGCATTAACCTTAGCTGCAGCGGTGTCACTGAAAACAACAGAAACGACTAAAGCGTCGGCATCGGCGTCCGCGTCATCGCTGAATACTACAATCGGCTCAACATTGAATAGCGCAGTATTCATTAGTGGCGGTGGCCatataaatacaacaacaaaaaccactatAACGACGCCTAACTCGGTCACAGACTTAGAAAGGGATGCTTTCCTTGTTGCCACTACCATGCCATATGCAGATGGTGGCAACAGCGTAGGCACGAGCACCAGCGTGAACGCGCGTATTAGTGGTAACGTCGGCGGTGGTGTCGATGTGCGCGAAGAAGAACAAAGAAGCGATTTGATCAACAACAAATGGGTGCAAATTATCTTTTGTCTCATTTATGCGACGGTATTCGTATTGGGCATATTCGGCAATGTGCTCGTATGTTATGTGGTGTTACGCAATCGCGCCATGCAAACCGTTACCAATATCTTCATTACGAATCTCGCGCTCTCGGACATACTCCTTTGCGTGCTGGCGGTGCCATTTACGCCGCTCTACACTTTCATGGGCCGCTGGGCGTTCGGACACACACTGTGCCACCTAGTGTCGTTTGCGCAAGGATGCAGCATTTACATTTCGACACTGACACTCATGTCAATTGCCATTGATCGGGTTTTTGTAATTGTATTTCCCTTTCGGCCGCGCATGAAACTATCCACCTGCATATTGATCATTGTGAGCATTTGGGTATTTTCATTGCTGTGCACTATGCCCTATGGTATATTCATGAAGGTGGTTATAGCAGAGGAGAGCAATTCCAACGAGTTCCAGTCTAATAGTACCTTCAAGCCACTTGGGGATGTGAATGATAGTAGTGCAGCATATAGCGCTTATGCCATCACGTCAGCTGTCACATCAATCTCAGCAAGAGTTCTAGAGGTGGCGACCAATGCGCCTGAAAATGTGACTGAGCTGCTTGCCAGCAGCACTGCCGCTAGCATTACCACTTATTGTGAAGAGAATTGGCCTTCGGAGTCAACGCGCCAAGCTTTCGGTTTTGTAACTAGCACTCTGCAGTTTGGTTGTCCCTTGGCCGTGATCACCGTCTGCTACATTTGGGTCTCGATAAAGTTAACTATGCGCGGTGCAAAGCCTGGTTGCAGATCTGTGCAGCGCGAGGAGGCCGATCGCGATCGTAAAAAGCGTACAAACTATATGTTAATCTCGATGGTTGCAGTATTTGCTATTTCTTGGCTGCCTCTAAATATGGTGAATATGATGGATGATTTCTATGAGAAATCGAATGAGTGGCCCTACTatacattcttcttcttcgtgtCGCACTCGATTGCCATGTCATCTACTTGTTACAATCCCTTCCTTTATGCTTGGTTGAACGAAAACTTTCGTAAAGAGTTCAAACATGTGTTGCCCTGCTTCAATCCTTCGAATCGTAATGGCATGAATTGGCGTGGTGGTTTCAATCGCTCGGATCGCAACACGTGCGGGCCGCGACTATATCATGGCAATGGCTGTGGCAAGGGTAGTATGGACATCGATGATGGTGACGAAAATGGCATTACACAGGAGACCTCGTTGGCCAGACCCAGGGACAGGCTTACGATTATACCACGAGAGCCGACTTACGGCAATGGCAGCGGTTGTGCTGCTTTATCTCCTAGTAAGGTTCTTAACTCAGCGCTGGTGCATAATTCCCATGTGGTGGATATAGTACTGAATGATAAGACTCAACATCGGCAGCATAGAAATACGACGGATGATGATTGTATCTCGGGTGATGAACATACGGTAGAGATGCGTTTCTCGGAGACACCATTTTTGAGTTCGGACAATGCGACGGGCACTAGCATGTTGCAGGTGACCAGCAGTAATGAGGTGGGCGAGCGAGGGTGTAACTGA